Proteins encoded within one genomic window of Alphaproteobacteria bacterium HT1-32:
- a CDS encoding gamma-glutamyltransferase: MTRMDSRRQQATILDELNKTGPMTILDLKISSMFNGKRAQIARQSAASLALVLSLAACGSSDPPVGQVGHVEGFSGLIAGDEPLSVTVGRDILSAGGTAADAAAAMGFTLAVTQPSTAGLGGGGICLIHDRNRYQTVALDFLATAPSSPATSATRANAVPGTVRGLAAMHARFGRLQWSQVISPAEGLSRFGYTASRAFARDLALVAGPLLEDPESRKAFARPDGNPIQEGDLVKQIDLAATLARIRGGGAGEFYRGVLARQLVEAANAVGGSLSFDDLKNYRPQWREAIAVPVAPNTMYFAPPPAGAGVVEAAIWRMLTVDDRYADAPESERPHLLAEAAMIAFAERSSWIQPDGNINTTFQTVIGDAEARRRYASYDSARHTSPASLAIPARPVLENPAASSFVAVDKEGGAVACNFSMNNLFGTGRIATDTGILLAARPGDRGRGPMSLGPMMMINTNTQNFYYASAATGGSAAATAQVAVSLRALVGGETLRDAVDAKRVHHAGNPDVTFYETGDSPARVETLRQRGHKTQPVALIGRVNAAWCPEGLPSDPETCQTTSDARGFGLAIGAR, encoded by the coding sequence CCGGTCCAATGACGATATTAGATCTCAAGATTTCAAGCATGTTCAACGGTAAACGGGCACAGATCGCCCGTCAATCTGCAGCATCGCTCGCACTGGTTCTGTCACTTGCCGCCTGCGGGTCTTCCGACCCGCCGGTCGGGCAGGTTGGCCATGTTGAAGGCTTCTCAGGTCTGATCGCCGGTGATGAACCTTTGTCCGTTACTGTCGGGCGCGACATTTTGTCTGCTGGTGGAACAGCTGCCGATGCCGCCGCCGCCATGGGCTTTACCCTGGCCGTCACCCAGCCTTCTACGGCTGGTCTCGGCGGTGGTGGAATTTGCCTGATACATGACCGGAACCGTTATCAGACCGTCGCCCTTGATTTTCTGGCGACCGCTCCGTCCTCGCCGGCGACCTCCGCTACACGCGCGAACGCCGTGCCCGGAACGGTTCGCGGACTGGCTGCCATGCATGCGCGGTTTGGTCGCCTGCAATGGTCACAGGTTATTTCTCCGGCCGAAGGTTTATCCCGGTTTGGCTATACGGCCTCCCGCGCCTTTGCGCGCGATCTGGCACTGGTTGCCGGCCCCCTGCTGGAAGATCCGGAAAGCCGCAAAGCCTTTGCACGACCGGACGGAAACCCCATTCAGGAAGGTGATCTGGTCAAACAGATCGACCTTGCCGCAACACTGGCCCGCATCCGGGGCGGTGGAGCAGGTGAATTCTATCGTGGCGTCCTTGCACGCCAGCTTGTCGAAGCAGCAAACGCGGTCGGCGGCAGTCTCAGCTTCGACGACCTGAAAAACTATCGCCCCCAGTGGCGTGAAGCCATCGCCGTGCCGGTTGCACCGAACACTATGTACTTCGCCCCGCCCCCAGCAGGGGCCGGTGTCGTTGAAGCTGCGATCTGGCGCATGCTGACGGTCGATGACCGCTACGCCGATGCACCGGAATCTGAACGCCCGCATCTGCTGGCGGAAGCAGCCATGATAGCCTTCGCCGAGCGGTCGTCCTGGATCCAGCCTGACGGAAACATCAACACGACATTCCAGACAGTGATCGGCGATGCCGAAGCACGGCGTCGCTACGCATCCTATGATTCTGCCCGTCACACGTCGCCGGCCAGCCTGGCCATTCCGGCCCGTCCTGTACTTGAAAATCCGGCTGCCAGCAGCTTTGTCGCGGTCGACAAGGAAGGTGGTGCCGTTGCCTGTAACTTCAGCATGAACAATCTCTTTGGAACCGGCCGGATTGCCACCGATACAGGCATTCTGCTGGCCGCCCGTCCGGGTGATCGCGGACGCGGGCCAATGTCACTGGGCCCGATGATGATGATCAACACAAATACACAAAACTTCTACTATGCCTCCGCAGCCACCGGCGGTTCAGCTGCTGCAACTGCGCAGGTCGCTGTCAGCCTGCGCGCACTTGTCGGCGGGGAAACCCTGAGGGATGCCGTTGACGCCAAACGGGTTCATCATGCAGGAAATCCTGATGTTACCTTCTATGAAACAGGAGACAGCCCCGCGCGCGTCGAGACATTGCGTCAGCGGGGCCATAAAACCCAGCCCGTCGCCCTGATCGGCAGGGTCAATGCAGCCTGGTGTCCGGAAGGGCTACCGAGCGACCCCGAAACCTGTCAGACAACTTCCGATGCCCGGGGTTTCGGCCTTGCCATCGGCGCAAGATAA